Proteins encoded together in one Falco peregrinus isolate bFalPer1 chromosome 2, bFalPer1.pri, whole genome shotgun sequence window:
- the N4BP2 gene encoding NEDD4-binding protein 2 isoform X3, with translation MDYLLELSTHAKGVASSKTLGFDSVASSLALVNQQRSVGNETMGESTGEQNNSEEAIEKVLSPDVQLTEELDSLIENAFQRYSSSDELPNPTNDQIVHKHSVEHDGFNQFPEWEKSDSGCNALLFPQQTGTNNEVSENFCCSQPPVSQLSVQTSSPAASDTSAQILEDSDFSEIQVQHGVASKVYKQLNGEVSYGSPDQTQDTVLDQKSVTAASGQSSQKPLELGVTATGNPNSGCMEQHEVIVTAFNSHQSSSPPEVYVSPETSSFKTSKPSDFQQTQQGCNLNFSTLSCQPQQHWNLMAPVFYPSSGSHSFVTPVAVSPGQWRRVSDYRTLERGLCFSSPVVSNAWDSNPSLKVWGNQDRNSKLNLLQAQQPPVCHMMRKKMHLIGQVLVLLRGVPGSGKSYLARALLEDNPGGIILSTDDYFYKHGQYHYDPDCLGEAHDWNRKRAKEAFEMRISPIIIDNTNIQAWEMKPYVSLAQQFKYKVMFREPDTWWKFKPKELERRNIHGVSKEKIRSMLERYECCLTVSSILGSSVPDKSEAAGWSEGPCQEESHRKREARSEVKEENSLVSDVEPLELAEDNKTFPRTSLTLESNCDSECFQKEEKETENNSVEHNSENSTVLDDLDDYLSGCIEKELPLKKKEEKGEKPEKNTETQVDEIDVNSTKETVCLHTGGIEEHSDNILNVQAEAEESHEICMEPKSTQSSNTVEPSSSAFDTSGKPELLNFLGDWPVEQTMGQRVKRARRLEKSSLKSDKEHKTSSQQHPELGKEQVGVPGTCTVEKEHEEENLASSCSSVSSDKVTLELQMVGHWPVSGSLEQRQQRSRRVRKTSLNQSDEGRSTEGDINRNALETVDVLRGTPMNTAEQPDTSLHMYQSETVASETIGEKKPQQSKRMRKHHKLALTFTNNNLPQPKEEEHFSILNAAEKNQDACLCSRYSQTESQDFALLWRLEKKMFFPETAKVLHGRLDGFKPKGIDNASNSQEKIPYRVMYDKSTLVEESEFTNIDESEKLNMLCKLFESVPFEALKDLYERCNKDIVWATGLLLDSDEKLCKDVDAECFQVREAGPVVADLDSKASTKYGENLKDCQQMPQRIGAGCISEPSEDKSSSLSTAENATMATVTDNDVCDSLTAASWNDLSELNSGDAAPRTDAGSSAAVVIELSVSGKQKIESESPVEETINKPSVSQLDAGFCIPVTLPHDPSTTSTNLKFVLNNESGSNPSVSSAEQVTASLLEMDHAPLVGPRNDKELEVDKETQGSSGKVCGKGEVETPSWDEAKAKTQSCIPASHAAFNIDCLELTLPPELALQLKEIFGPVGIDAGSLTVEDCVVHIDLNLAKVIHEKWKESILKRQRRDESSKLFAAGPTVIQQINTDDSEMLLSQNANSKIQKKKMSGASGSCNDIQTKKPASSDVFPFMDHWNAQIQKVSLRQIISEEKAMQEKQDLNRISSMARKDCAAKLKEKQLFEMFPTINQNFLMDVFKDNNYSLEQTEQFLNCVLEADPVKTVIAQESIQQNEIVSSYSAAKNREKKVKKSKEEDDPLSEIFQEFEYPQYDDLRAEAFCHQQKRQECLKKAGEAYRMGMKPVAVFYAHQGRLHEQKMKEANHAAAVQIFEKVNTSLLPMNVLDLHGLHVDEAVNQLSRVLHEKSEEYQQTGGKPYLCVITGRGSHSQGGVARIRPAAIRYLTNHNFRFTEIKPGCLKVMLN, from the exons ATGGATTATCTGCTAGAGCTGTCCACTCATGCCAAAGGAGTAGCATCTTCAAAAACCTTGGGTTTTGATTCAGTAGCATCATCGCTAGCTCTCGTTAATCAGCAAAGATCTGTTGGAAATGAAACAATGGGGGAAAGTACTGgagaacaaaataattctgaagaaGCAATAGAAAAGGTCCTGTCACCTGATGTGCAGCTGACTGAAGAACTGGATTCCTTAATAGAAAATGCCTTTCAGAGATACAGCTCGAGTGATGAATTGCCTAATCCTACAAATGACCAAATAGTACATAAGCACTCTGTGGAACACGATGGCTTTAATCAATTTCCTGAGTGGGAAAAATCTGATTCAGGTTGCAATGCCCTACTTTTTCCACAGCAAACAGGGACAAATAATGAGGTTTCAGAAAACTTCTGCTGCTCTCAGCCACCAGTGAGTCAGCTGAGTGTCCAGACAAGCTCACCAGCTGCATCAGACACTTCTGCACAGATCTTGGaagattctgatttttcagaaatacaagtTCAGCATGGTGTAGCTTCAAAAGTCTATAAACAATTGAATGGAGAAGTATCATATGGAAGTCCTGATCAGACACAAGATACTGTTTTGGATCAAAAAAGTGTGACTGCTGCTTCTGGTCAGTCTTCACAAAAACCTCTGGAACTGGGAGTAACTGCCACTGGAAATCCTAATTCAGGGTGCATGGAACAGCATGAAGTGATAGTGACTGCTTTTAACAGTCACCAGAGCAGTTCTCCACCGGAGGTGTATGTCTCTCCTGAAACATCCAGTTTCAAAACATCAAAACCTTCAGATTTTCAGCAAACTCAGCAGGGTTGTAACTTAAATTTTTCTACACTGTCATGTCAGCCTCAACAACACTGGAATCTCATGGCTCCTGTGTTTTATCCATCCAGTGGAAGTCACAGTTTTGTAACTCCTGTGGCTGTCAGTCCAGGGCAGTGGAGACGTGTTTCAGACTATAGGACATTGGAAAGAggactttgtttttcctctccagtgGTTTCAAATGCCTGGGATAGCAACCCTTCTCTGAAGGTATGGGGAAATCAAGATAGAAACTCAAAATTGAACCTCTTGCAAGCACAGCAGCCACCTGTTTGTCACATGATGAGAAAAAAGATGCACCTTATAGGTCAAGTACTTGTTCTTCTCAGAGGTGTTCCAGGATCAGGAAAATCATATTTGGCAAG AGCGTTGCTTGAGGATAACCCAGGCGGAATCATTCTTAGTACTGATGATTACTTCTATAAACATGGACAATACCATTATGATCCTGATTGCTTAGGGGAAGCGCATGACTGGAACAGGAAGCGAG CCAAAGAAGCATTTGAAATGAGAATCTCTCCTATAATAATAGACAACACAAACATACAAGCATGGGAGATGAAGCCTTATGTTTCTTTG GCTCAGCAGTTCAAATATAAAGTCATGTTTCGAGAACCAGACACTTGGTGGAAGTTTAAACCAAAAGAACTTGAAAG gCGAAACATTCATGGTGTATCTAAAGAAAAGATCAGAAGTATGTTGGAACGATACGAATGCTGCCTTACTGTTAGTTCAATATTGGGTTCTTCAGTCCCAGACAAATCGGAAGCTGCTGGCTGGAGTGAAGGTCCTTGTCAGGAGGAAAGCCATAG aaagaGAGAGGCACGTTCTGaggtaaaggaagaaaactctTTAGTTTCTGATGTGGAGCCTCTTGAATTAGCTGAAGATAATAAAACTTTTCCCAGGACTTCTTTAACATTAGAAAGTAACTGTGattctgaatgttttcagaaagaggaaaaagaaacagaaaataactcaGTGGAACACAATTCTGAGAACAGCACTGTTCTAGATGACCTGGATGATTATTTGTCAGGTTGTATAGAAAAAGAACTGCccttgaagaagaaagaagaaaagggggaaaaaccagaaaaaaatacggAAACACAAGTGGATGAGATTGATGTGAACTCAACTAAAGAGACAGTGTGCTTGCATACAGGAGGAATTGAGGAGCACAGTGATAACATTCTCAACGTTCAAGCTGAAGCTGAAGAGTCTCATGAAATATGTATGGAACCAAAATCAACACAAAGTAGTAACACAGTGGAACCAAGCAGTTCAGCTTTTGACACGTCAGGAAAACCAGAACTACTAAACTTTCTGGGTGACTGGCCTGTAGAACAAACAATGGGACAGAGAGTCAAAAGAGCTAGAAGACTAGAAAAATCTTCTCTGAAGAGTGATAAAGAACATAAAACTTCCAGTCAGCAGCATCCTGAGTTAGGTAAAGAGCAAGTGGGTGTGCCTGGGACCTGTACTGttgaaaaagaacatgaagaagaaaatctaGCCTCTAGCTGTTCCTCTGTTAGTTCAGATAAAGTTACTCTGGAACTGCAAATGGTAGGACATTGGCCTGTGTCAGGCTCATTAGAACAGAGACAACAAAGGTCAAGGAGAGTGAGAAAGACAAGTCTAAATCAGTCCGATGAAGGTCGAAGTACTGAAGGTGACATTAATAGAAATGCTCTTGAGACTGTAGATGTGCTTCGTGGGACACCTATGAATACCGCAGAGCAACCAGATACAAGTTTGCATATGTACCAATCTGAAACAGTAGCTAGTGAAACAATAGGtgagaaaaaaccccagcaaagtAAAAGAATGAGGAAACATCACAAATTAGCACTCACTTTTACAAACAACAATTTGCCCCAGCCCAAAGAAGAGGAACACTTCTCTATACTTAATGCAGCAGAAAAGAATCAGGATGCATGCTTATGTAGTCGTTATTCGCAGACTGAATCACAGGACTTTGCTCTTCTGTGGagattagaaaagaaaatgttttttcctgagACTGCCAAAGTATTGCATGGCAGGCTTGATGGCTTCAAACCGAAAGGTATAGATAATGCCTCAAATTCTCAGGAAAAAATACCCTATCGAGTTATGTATGATAAAAGTACATTAGTGGAAGAAAGTGAATTTACCAATATTGATGAGTCTGAAAAGCTAAATATGCTATGTAAGCTCTTTGAGTCTGTTCCATTTGAAGCTCTGAAAGATCTGTATGAAAGATGTAACAAAGACATAGTCTGGGCCACAGGTCTGCTGTTAGACTCTGATGAAAAGTTATGCAAAGATGTTGATGCTGAATGCTTTCAAGTTAGAGAAGCTGGGCCAGTTGTCGCAGACCTTGATTCCAAGGCAAGTACAAAGTATGGTGAGAATCTCAAAGACTGCCAACAAATGCCACAAAGAATTGGGGCTGGTTGTATCTCTGAGCCTTCAGAAGACAAGAGCTCATCactgagcactgcagaaaatgCTACCATGGCAACTGTGACAGACAATGATGTCTGTGACTCGTTGACTGCTGCTTCATGGAATGATTTGTCAGAACTGAATTCTGGAGATGCAGCCCCTAGAACTGatgcaggcagctcagcagcagtagTCATTGAGCTGTCTgtttcaggaaagcagaagataGAGTCTGAGAGTCCTGTTGAAGAAACTATAAATAAGCCATCAGTCTCACAACTTGATGCAGGTTTCTGTATACCTGTGACTTTGCCTCATGATCCTAGCACAACTTCTACTAATCTGAAATTTGTATTAAATAACGAAAGTGGCAGTAACCCTTCAGTGAGCAGTGCAGAACAAGTGACTGCTTCCTTACTGGAAATGGATCATGCACCTTTGGTCGGTCCTAGGAATGACAAAGAACTGGAGGTGGATAAAGAAACCCAGGGGAGTTCCGGGAAGGTGTGTGGTAAAGGAGAAGTTGAAACTCCAAGCTGGGATGAAGCTAAAGCCAAGACACAAAGCTGTATACCAGCATCACATGCAGCCTTCAATATAGATTGCCTAGAACTAACATTACCTCCTGAACTGGCACTTcaactgaaagaaatatttgggCCTGTTGGCATTGATGCAG GATCACTAACTGTTGAGGATTGTGTGGTTCATATTGATCTGAATTTGGCAAAAGTGATtcatgaaaaatggaaagaatctATTCTG AAGCGTCAGAGGAGAGATGAATCATCTAAGTTGTTTGCAGCAG GTCCTACTGTGATTCAACAGATAAATACAGACGACTCGGAAATGCTGTTATCTCAGAATGCAAAcagtaaaatacagaagaaaaaaatgagtggAGCTTCAGGCTCATGTAATGACATACAGACTAAAAAACCAGCATCAtcagatgtttttccttttatggaTCACTGGAATGCTCAGATTCAGAAAGTTTCTCTCAGACAAATAATTTCCGAAGAAAAAGCTATGCAGGAGAAACAAGACCTG AATCGTATTTCTTCTATGGCTAGAAAAGACTGTGCTGCTAAACTAAAGGAGAAACAACTTTTTGAGATGTTTCCAACTATTAATCAAAATTTCTTAATGGATGTCTTCAAGGACAACAA CTACTCTTTAGAACAAACTGAGCAGTTTCTGAACTGTGTTCTGGAGGCAGATCCTGTAAAAACAGTTATAGCTCAAGAAAGTattcagcaaaatgaaattgtttcttCCTACAGTGCTGCAAAGAACCGggagaaaaag GTGAAAAAAAGTAAGGAAGAGGATGATCCTCTGagtgaaatatttcaagaaTTTGAGTATCCACAATATGATGATTTAAGAGCAgaagctttttgtcaccagcaaAAGAGACAGGAATGTTTGAAAAAGGCTGGGGAGGCCTACCGCATGGGTATGAAGCCTGTGGCAGTATTTTATGCACATCAG GGTCGCCTTCATGagcagaagatgaaggaagccaaccatgctgctgctgtgcaaatcTTTGAGAAAGTAAATACTTCCTTGTTGCCTATGAATGTGTTGGATCTGCATGGTCTCCATGTGGATGAAGCTGTGAATCAGTTGTCCAGAGTGCTGCATGAAAAAAGTGAAG AGTACCAGCAGACTGGTGGTAAACCATATCTCTGTGTGATCACGGGAAGAGGAAGCCATAGTCAGGGAGGAGTTGCTCGCATCAGACCAGCAGCTATCAGATACCTCACAAACCACAACTTCAG gttcacagaaataaaaccaggctGCCTGAAAGTCATGCTGAATTGA